The Ramlibacter sp. PS4R-6 nucleotide sequence CCGCCTGAAGCGCGAGGCCGCCCGCGCCAACTGAGCCCGAGCGCCGGGCGGGGCCTTTCCCGCGCGGTTATCGTGCCCCACCCGGAGGGACTTCATGGAAACCACCAACGCGCGGGCGCCGCTCGCCTTCGCCTCGTCGCGTGTCCACTACGCGTGGGTCATGGTCGCGGTCACGTTCCTGTATTCGGTGTTCGCGACGTCCTCCCTCGGCGTGCCCGCCGTCCTGATCCTGCCGATGGCGAAGGACCTGGGCTGGAGCATCGGCGAGATCTCGGCGCCGCAGGGGCTGCGCGTGGCGCTGTTCGGGCTGTGCGCGCCGCTCGCGGGCGGGCTCATGCTGCGCTATGGCGTGCGGCGCATGGTCGGTTTTTCCGGCGCGCTGCTGATGGTCGGCCTGGTCATGTCGATCACGATGACGCAGAAGTGGCAGCTGTGGCTGGGCATGGGCATCCTCCTCGGGCTCGCGCCCGGCATGACCGCGATGCAGCTCACCGCCGTCGTGCCCGCGCGCTGGTTCGTCGCACACCGCGGCCTCGCCATCGGCGTGCTCGGCGCTTCGGTGGCCACCGGCACCCTGATCTTCATGCCGCTCGCCGCGTGGGTGAGCGAGGTGTGGGGCTGGCGCGTGGCCTTGATGATCCCCGCCGTCGGCGCGTTCCTGTCGTGGGGGCTGTTCCTCTGGCTGGGACGAGAACGCCCGCAGCAGATCGGCCTGCAGCCGCTGGGCGCGACGGCGCCGGTGCCCGTGCCACCGCCGACCCACACGAACTTCGTCCGGCTGAGCATCAACGCACTGGCGATGGGCTCGAAGCGCTGGATGTTCTGGGTGCTGGTGTTCACCTTCGCGATCTGCGGCGTCTCGAGTTTCGGCCTGACGCAGGCGCACCTCGTGCCTTTCTGCAGCGACATGGGCATCCCGCTGGGCGTATCGGCGTCGCTGCTGGCCGTCATCGGCGTGTTCGACATGCTGGGCACGATCGGCTCGGGCTGGCTGTGCGACCGCTACGACAACCGCTGGCTGCTCGCCATGTACTACGGCTTGCGCGGGGTCGCGCTGATCTGGCTGGTGTATGCGAACGTCTCGACGACGGGCCTGTTGATCTTCGCCGTGATCTACGGCCTGGACTTCATCGCGACGGTGCCGCCCACGGTGCGCCTGAGCGTGCAGGCCTTCGGGCAGGAAATGGGACCGGCCGTGTTCTCGTGGATCTTCGCCGCGCACCATGTCTCGGCGGGGCTGATGCTCGTGGCGACCGGCATCAGCCGCGACATGATCGGCACCTACGCGCCTTCGTTCCTGGTCGCGGGGCTGCTGTGCCTGGTGGCGGCGGCGAGCTTCTCGGCCGTGCGCGCGCCGCGGCCGGCTACGGCATAGACATCGCGAGGCGGTAGCGGCCGGTGACGGCGCCTTCGCGCGCGGCCAGCGGGCCGGCAGCGGCGAGCAAGGCGTCCGCGTCGTAGCCCACCAGCACCACCACCCAGTCCGCGACGCGGTCCTTGCCGCCGCGAATCTTCTGCTCGGTGGTCTGCGCGATCGCCGGGGCCTGCGCCTGCAGCAGGTGCGCGCCGCCTATGCCCTCTTTCATCGACAAGCCGGCGAGGAGCGCAGCTGCCCCTTCGCCGTCGCGCAGACGGATGGTCAGCGCATGACCTGCCACCGCGCCACCTTCGCTGTGCACCACCCGGCACTGGCTGCGCACCATGTTGCGGTGGTGCGGCATGAGCTTGGTCGACCACGGGGTCGGCGAGTTCAGGTGCGCCAGGTACGCATCGGACGCCAGCACGCCGAAGTCGCGCACCTCGTACAGGATGAAGAAGCCCTCGCCGCCGTCCGCGTCGGCCCAGCGCGAGGCGCGCAGGAAGCCGGGCACCGCGAGGCGCTCCGGGAAATGCTCGTGCGTGTGCCAGTGCTGGAACTCGCCCTGCATGGCGGGCGCCATGTCCCACCACATCGCCAGTGCACCGGTGCCCAGGAGTGCCATGGTCAGGCCGTGCGCAGCCGCAGCTGGTTGGGCAGCGGCACGGCGCGCCGCAGGATGTCTTCGGCCAGCCACAGGGCCGACTGGCGTGCGCGCTGCGCGACGAAGCCGAGCGGCATTTGCACGTAGTCGTCGTTGAACACCTCGAAGCTGTAGTCGCCCGCATACCCCAACGCGTCCAGGCGCAGCACGAGTTCCGCCACCTTCGACGTGTGCACGCCTTCGCCCGGGAACACGCGGTAGGTGCGGGCCGTGGCCATGCGTTCCTCGAACGTGGGCGT carries:
- a CDS encoding MFS transporter codes for the protein METTNARAPLAFASSRVHYAWVMVAVTFLYSVFATSSLGVPAVLILPMAKDLGWSIGEISAPQGLRVALFGLCAPLAGGLMLRYGVRRMVGFSGALLMVGLVMSITMTQKWQLWLGMGILLGLAPGMTAMQLTAVVPARWFVAHRGLAIGVLGASVATGTLIFMPLAAWVSEVWGWRVALMIPAVGAFLSWGLFLWLGRERPQQIGLQPLGATAPVPVPPPTHTNFVRLSINALAMGSKRWMFWVLVFTFAICGVSSFGLTQAHLVPFCSDMGIPLGVSASLLAVIGVFDMLGTIGSGWLCDRYDNRWLLAMYYGLRGVALIWLVYANVSTTGLLIFAVIYGLDFIATVPPTVRLSVQAFGQEMGPAVFSWIFAAHHVSAGLMLVATGISRDMIGTYAPSFLVAGLLCLVAAASFSAVRAPRPATA